CATACAGGTGtgatgccccctctttaatgccccatataGGTGTAATAACCCGTCTTTACTGCCCCATGCAGGTGtgatgccccctctttaatgccccatacaggtgcaataccccctctttactgCCCCATACAGGTGTGATGCCCcgtctttaatgccccatacaGTCGTAATACTctctctttaatgccccatacaGGTGTGATGCCCCtgtctttaatgccccatacaGGTGTGAtgcccccctctttaatgccccatacaggtgtaataccccctctttactgCCCCATGCAGGTGtgatgccccctctttaatgccccatacaggtgtaataccccgtctttaCTGCCCCATACAGGTGTGATGCCCCCTCTTTACTGGCCCATACaggtgtaataccccctctttactgCCCCATACAGGTGTGATGCCCCCTCTTTACTGCCCCATACAGGTGTAGTACCCCCTCTTTACTGCCCCTTGTGCCACAGTACCCTACCCTGAAGTTCTTGTTGTTCTGTTTCAGTGGAGAGCTTTGAGGATCTTCACTCTCAGCGTGTCATCGCTAACGTGCGCGAGCGTCAGCGCACGCAGAGTCTGAACGATGCCTTCGCTTCTCTGCGTAAAATCATCCCGACTCTGCCGTCTGACAAACTCAGCAAGATCCAAATCCTCAAACTGGCCTCGCGGTACATCGACTTCCTCTACCAGGTCCTCCAGAGTGACGAGATGGACGCTAAGCTAGCTAGCTGCAACTACCTAGCGCATGAGCGACTAAGCTACGCCTTCTCTGTATGGAGGATGGAGGGTGCCTGGGCCATGTCCGCTAGTCACTGAGGACGCTCGCCAAAGACTCGCTTCTTCTGTCCTAACCCTGTGTGTCCTATGCACTTCCtcttgaactttgacccctcATTCTACTATATATCAAACCTTATCCAATGTTTACTATAGCCACTAGAAAGCTCCCTTACGGATACCTTGCTTCCTACTCCATAACCCCTAAGTCGTACGTGTCCTATGCACTTTCTCTTAAACTTTGACCCCTCTTAGCTTGTTTCTATCTGTTATATCAAAACGTATCTAATGT
The sequence above is drawn from the Periophthalmus magnuspinnatus isolate fPerMag1 chromosome 5, fPerMag1.2.pri, whole genome shotgun sequence genome and encodes:
- the LOC117371244 gene encoding twist-related protein 2-like, with protein sequence MREEVARTKSPEGAMGAGEEELDRGSKRGVQGRKRSPYPKKETTTEDSVTPDALPSKRIKKSPPPGIVSLAPAVMSRPDRVESFEDLHSQRVIANVRERQRTQSLNDAFASLRKIIPTLPSDKLSKIQILKLASRYIDFLYQVLQSDEMDAKLASCNYLAHERLSYAFSVWRMEGAWAMSASH